The following proteins are co-located in the Solanum pennellii chromosome 8, SPENNV200 genome:
- the LOC107028502 gene encoding uncharacterized protein LOC107028502 isoform X1: MWAAQFLVFLAVLLRFLADLRPSVHTLCYFVMSSDLVSQQFSGPPDGQLIQMDHVSNNPDSIAHMQTSIIGHVPTSQQLVWSNEPTANRFNTSVPVNQLGPMGPRMNSQHFMLSHQQTGGDRYVPNSPGVQKSSVLTKRKAEMSSMPHGSTPQVSSMPNKRTAQGTFLSASPGFVQQSSAIKKPGQQQSKLTLGGSTSVPASTKKLTRNESISNRTASQRSQTPKGRSIQVEPTSKAQSESSDAIRSKMRESLASALAMACQNPAAKDLSEAVGSQPSQLDVTTTTANEGLPQSSDSHVPQNSGDVLPSIGPFPVDTNNDGHSLSLGLHDDVSMGNSVPCSTEFELHVDDVPFSDNFFVKDELLQGNGLTWAMDLDMHLRETDFLQDAEKANLFDEDVVEDKGEHAKSSPEDLALHIEAELFKLFGGVNKKYKERGRSLLFNLKDRSNPELRERVMSGEIPPDKLCSMTAEELASKELSEWRVAKAEELAQMVVLPDNAIDMRRLVKKTHKGEYQVDFERDDNNIASEISAGSNVTQFMPKKDRGRNSGPSGKDELGSKENLTSQRNNSEKQDVKDSLVIPADGADLLQGMVVEEFKNAELLPPIVSLTEFMESLDSEPPFDNLPVEDNHSALLPEKGSSEDPNNAVGSGLAAKYPVVASEDKSLEGVKNHVEQKESLVSAGSPVVKKVTSSGDLSPIKMTGPHGSVSRVPCIWEGELQLTISSLVTVFGSFRSGEKTPTNGWPSSLEIKGRVRLDAFEKFLQELPMSRSRAVMVVQFVLKDKSSERERADLSEAVHSYASDERLGFAEPAPGVELYLCPPHILDMISKHLSKDPKELYDSTDNGLIGVVVWRKLHISSTISPNSSSHHKHSLKKQQGGQQHEKAGNVNVNSIPMPMSVKNDPAMDDDDDIPPGFGPKAGRDDDDLPEFNFSGNVNASRPRHPSQNMYHHGSRMNPYNQTPPSRPVDQMRELILKYGQTGANNVGPGNSSWNDDDDDIPEWRPQAPPPLQRPPYPLGHNFPQHLAHQGPLATPMQPPINNGIPNRPQIMSPRGPYQVDWRRDQSRGRGF, encoded by the exons ATGTGGGCAGCTCAGTTTTTGGTGTTTCTAGCTGTTTTACTCCGTTTTCTTGCTGATTTGAG GCCCTCCGTCCACACACTGTGTTATTTTGTCATGTCCAGCGATCTTGTTTCTCAGCAATTTTCAGGACCACCTGATGGTCAGCTCATTCAAATGGATCATGTTTCCAATAATCCGGACTCTATAGCACATATGCAGACCAGTATCATTGGACACGTGCCAACTTCACAGCAGCTTGTTTGGTCAAATGAGCCTACAGCCAACAGATTTAATACTTCAGTTCCTGTGAATCAGTTGGGGCCAATGGGACCCAGAATGAACTCTCAACACTTCATGTTGTCACATCAGCAGACTGGAGGAGATAGATATGTGCCAAATAGTCCAGGTGTGCAGAAATCATCAGTACTCACCAAGCGCAAGGCTGAGATGTCATCAATGCCGCATGGTTCTACACCTCAGGTGTCATCAATGCCAAATAAGCGGACTGCACAGGGAACTTTTTTGTCTGCGTCTCCAGGTTTTGTGCAGCAATCTTCTGCTATTAAGAAACCTGGACAGCAACAGTCAAAGTTAACTTTGGGAGGTTCAACTAGTGTTCCTGCGTCAACCAAGAAATTGACCCGAAATGAATCCATATCCAATAGAACTGCCTCCCAGCGGTCACAGACTCCAAAAGGACGCTCAATTCAAGTTGAGCCGACCTCCAAGGCGCAGTCTGAGTCCTCTGATGCCATTAGGTCCAAAATGAGAGAATCACTTGCTTCAGCTCTGGCTATGGCTTGCCAGAATCCAGCTGCCAAGGATCTGAGTGAAGCAGTGGGTTCTCAGCCTTCACAACTGGATGTAACTACGACAACTGCCAATGAAGGTCTACCCCAAAGCTCTGATTCACACGTTCCTCAAAACTCTGGTGATGTACTTCCTTCAATTGGTCCTTTTCCTGTTGATACAAATAATGACGGTCATAGTTTGTCTCTTGGGCTTCATGATGATGTGAGCATGGGAAATTCTGTACCTTGCTCTACAGAATTTGAGTTGCATGTGGACGATGTTCCCTTCAGTGACAATTTCTTTGTCAAAGATGAACTCTTGCAAGGGAATGGTCTCACTTGGGCAATGGATCTAGATATGCATTTAAGAGAAACTGATTTCCTCCAGGATGCTGAAAAGGCCAATTTGTTTGATGAGGATGTGGTTGAAGATAAAGGTGAGCATGCAAAATCATCTCCCGAAGATTTAGCTTTGCACATTGAGGCGGAACTTTTTAAATTGTTTGGAGGtgtgaacaaaaaatataaagagagGGGCAGGTCTCTTCTCTTCAACCTAAAAGATCGCAGTAATCCTGAACTGAGAGAGAGAGTGATGTCAGGTGAGATACCTCCGGATAAGTTATGTTCAATGACTGCTGAAGAACTTGCTTCGAAAGAGCTATCTGAGTGGCGGGTGGCAAAAGCCGAGGAACTTGCTCAGATGGTTGTTTTACCTGATAATGCAATTGACATGAGACGTTTGGTTAAGAAAACTCACAAGGGTGAATATCAGGTTGATTTTGAGcgggatgataataatattgcaTCTGAGATATCTGCAGGTTCAAATGTCACGCAGTTTATGCCGAAGAAAGATAGGGGGAGAAATTCTGGCCCTTCTGGTAAGGATGAGTTAGGAAGTAAAGAAAATCTTACCAGCCAACGTAATAACTCAGAAAAGCAAGATGTGAAAGACAGCTTGGTAATTCCAGCTGATGGGGCTGATTTGTTGCAGGGGATGGTTGTAGAAGAATTCAAGAATGCGGAACTTCTTCCTCCTATTGTTTCCTTAACTGAATTCATGGAATCACTTGATTCTGAACCTCCTTTTGATAACCTGCCTGTTGAAGACAATCATTCTGCCCTTCTTCCAGAAAAAGGAAGTTCCGAGGACCCTAACAATGCTGTGGGTTCTGGTCTAGCCGCTAAATACCCTGTTGTTGCTTCTGAAGACAAATCTCTTGAAGGGGTCAAGAATCATGTAGAGCAAAAAGAGTCTCTGGTATCTGCGGGAAGCCCTGTAGTAAAGAAAGTAACTAGTTCTGGTGATTTGAGCCCTATCAAGATGACAGGACCACATGGTAGTGTTTCTAGAGTTCCATGTATCTGGGAGGGGGAACTGCAGCTTACTATTTCATCCTTGGTTACAGTCTTTGGTTCGTTTAGAAG TGGTGAAAAGACACCAACTAACGGGTGGCCAAGCTCTCTTGAGATCAAGGGTAGAGTTCGACTTGATGCATTTGAGaaatttcttcaagagcttcCTATGTCACGAAGTCGTGCAGTCATG GTTGTTCAATTTGTTTTGAAGGATAAGTCATCTGAGAGGGAACGGGCAGACCTATCTGAG GCAGTGCATTCCTACGCTTCAGATGAGAGGTTGGGGTTCGCGGAACCTGCTCCAGGAGTGGAACTATATCTGTGTCCACCACACATACTCGATATGATAAGCAAACACCTTTCCAAAGACCCTAAAGAGCTATATGATTCTACAGATAATGGTCTAATTGGCGTAGTTGTATGGAGAAAACTTCATATAAGTTCAACAATATCACCTAACTCGTCTTCACACCATAAACACAGTTTGAAAAAACAACAGGGAGGACAACAGCATGAAAAAGCTGGAAACGTTAATGTAAATTCGATCCCTATGCCCATGTCTGTGAAAAATGATCCTGCAATGGATGATGACGATGACATCCCACCTGGGTTTGGTCCCAAAGCTGGTCGTGACGATGATGATTTGCCTGAGTTTAATTTTTCTGGCAACGTAAATGCTTCTAGGCCTAGGCACCCATCTCAAAACATGTACCACCATGGGTCAAGAATGAACCCATATAACCAAACACCCCCTTCTCGCCCTGTAGACCAAATGAGGGAACTTATACTAAAGTATGGACAAACTGGTGCTAACAATGTTGGTCCTGGAAATTCATCGTGgaatgacgatgatgatgacatCCCTGAGTGGCGGCCACAAGCCCCTCCACCCTTGCAGCGTCCTCCATATCCATTAGGCCATAATTTTCCGCAGCACTTGGCTCATCAGGGACCATTGGCAACACCTATGCAACCACCTATTAATAATGGTATACCAAACAGGCCACAAATTATGTCACCCAGAGGGCCATATCAAGTTGATTGGAGAAGGGATCAATCAAGGGGTAGGGGGTTCTGA
- the LOC107028502 gene encoding uncharacterized protein LOC107028502 isoform X2, which yields MSSDLVSQQFSGPPDGQLIQMDHVSNNPDSIAHMQTSIIGHVPTSQQLVWSNEPTANRFNTSVPVNQLGPMGPRMNSQHFMLSHQQTGGDRYVPNSPGVQKSSVLTKRKAEMSSMPHGSTPQVSSMPNKRTAQGTFLSASPGFVQQSSAIKKPGQQQSKLTLGGSTSVPASTKKLTRNESISNRTASQRSQTPKGRSIQVEPTSKAQSESSDAIRSKMRESLASALAMACQNPAAKDLSEAVGSQPSQLDVTTTTANEGLPQSSDSHVPQNSGDVLPSIGPFPVDTNNDGHSLSLGLHDDVSMGNSVPCSTEFELHVDDVPFSDNFFVKDELLQGNGLTWAMDLDMHLRETDFLQDAEKANLFDEDVVEDKGEHAKSSPEDLALHIEAELFKLFGGVNKKYKERGRSLLFNLKDRSNPELRERVMSGEIPPDKLCSMTAEELASKELSEWRVAKAEELAQMVVLPDNAIDMRRLVKKTHKGEYQVDFERDDNNIASEISAGSNVTQFMPKKDRGRNSGPSGKDELGSKENLTSQRNNSEKQDVKDSLVIPADGADLLQGMVVEEFKNAELLPPIVSLTEFMESLDSEPPFDNLPVEDNHSALLPEKGSSEDPNNAVGSGLAAKYPVVASEDKSLEGVKNHVEQKESLVSAGSPVVKKVTSSGDLSPIKMTGPHGSVSRVPCIWEGELQLTISSLVTVFGSFRSGEKTPTNGWPSSLEIKGRVRLDAFEKFLQELPMSRSRAVMVVQFVLKDKSSERERADLSEAVHSYASDERLGFAEPAPGVELYLCPPHILDMISKHLSKDPKELYDSTDNGLIGVVVWRKLHISSTISPNSSSHHKHSLKKQQGGQQHEKAGNVNVNSIPMPMSVKNDPAMDDDDDIPPGFGPKAGRDDDDLPEFNFSGNVNASRPRHPSQNMYHHGSRMNPYNQTPPSRPVDQMRELILKYGQTGANNVGPGNSSWNDDDDDIPEWRPQAPPPLQRPPYPLGHNFPQHLAHQGPLATPMQPPINNGIPNRPQIMSPRGPYQVDWRRDQSRGRGF from the exons ATGTCCAGCGATCTTGTTTCTCAGCAATTTTCAGGACCACCTGATGGTCAGCTCATTCAAATGGATCATGTTTCCAATAATCCGGACTCTATAGCACATATGCAGACCAGTATCATTGGACACGTGCCAACTTCACAGCAGCTTGTTTGGTCAAATGAGCCTACAGCCAACAGATTTAATACTTCAGTTCCTGTGAATCAGTTGGGGCCAATGGGACCCAGAATGAACTCTCAACACTTCATGTTGTCACATCAGCAGACTGGAGGAGATAGATATGTGCCAAATAGTCCAGGTGTGCAGAAATCATCAGTACTCACCAAGCGCAAGGCTGAGATGTCATCAATGCCGCATGGTTCTACACCTCAGGTGTCATCAATGCCAAATAAGCGGACTGCACAGGGAACTTTTTTGTCTGCGTCTCCAGGTTTTGTGCAGCAATCTTCTGCTATTAAGAAACCTGGACAGCAACAGTCAAAGTTAACTTTGGGAGGTTCAACTAGTGTTCCTGCGTCAACCAAGAAATTGACCCGAAATGAATCCATATCCAATAGAACTGCCTCCCAGCGGTCACAGACTCCAAAAGGACGCTCAATTCAAGTTGAGCCGACCTCCAAGGCGCAGTCTGAGTCCTCTGATGCCATTAGGTCCAAAATGAGAGAATCACTTGCTTCAGCTCTGGCTATGGCTTGCCAGAATCCAGCTGCCAAGGATCTGAGTGAAGCAGTGGGTTCTCAGCCTTCACAACTGGATGTAACTACGACAACTGCCAATGAAGGTCTACCCCAAAGCTCTGATTCACACGTTCCTCAAAACTCTGGTGATGTACTTCCTTCAATTGGTCCTTTTCCTGTTGATACAAATAATGACGGTCATAGTTTGTCTCTTGGGCTTCATGATGATGTGAGCATGGGAAATTCTGTACCTTGCTCTACAGAATTTGAGTTGCATGTGGACGATGTTCCCTTCAGTGACAATTTCTTTGTCAAAGATGAACTCTTGCAAGGGAATGGTCTCACTTGGGCAATGGATCTAGATATGCATTTAAGAGAAACTGATTTCCTCCAGGATGCTGAAAAGGCCAATTTGTTTGATGAGGATGTGGTTGAAGATAAAGGTGAGCATGCAAAATCATCTCCCGAAGATTTAGCTTTGCACATTGAGGCGGAACTTTTTAAATTGTTTGGAGGtgtgaacaaaaaatataaagagagGGGCAGGTCTCTTCTCTTCAACCTAAAAGATCGCAGTAATCCTGAACTGAGAGAGAGAGTGATGTCAGGTGAGATACCTCCGGATAAGTTATGTTCAATGACTGCTGAAGAACTTGCTTCGAAAGAGCTATCTGAGTGGCGGGTGGCAAAAGCCGAGGAACTTGCTCAGATGGTTGTTTTACCTGATAATGCAATTGACATGAGACGTTTGGTTAAGAAAACTCACAAGGGTGAATATCAGGTTGATTTTGAGcgggatgataataatattgcaTCTGAGATATCTGCAGGTTCAAATGTCACGCAGTTTATGCCGAAGAAAGATAGGGGGAGAAATTCTGGCCCTTCTGGTAAGGATGAGTTAGGAAGTAAAGAAAATCTTACCAGCCAACGTAATAACTCAGAAAAGCAAGATGTGAAAGACAGCTTGGTAATTCCAGCTGATGGGGCTGATTTGTTGCAGGGGATGGTTGTAGAAGAATTCAAGAATGCGGAACTTCTTCCTCCTATTGTTTCCTTAACTGAATTCATGGAATCACTTGATTCTGAACCTCCTTTTGATAACCTGCCTGTTGAAGACAATCATTCTGCCCTTCTTCCAGAAAAAGGAAGTTCCGAGGACCCTAACAATGCTGTGGGTTCTGGTCTAGCCGCTAAATACCCTGTTGTTGCTTCTGAAGACAAATCTCTTGAAGGGGTCAAGAATCATGTAGAGCAAAAAGAGTCTCTGGTATCTGCGGGAAGCCCTGTAGTAAAGAAAGTAACTAGTTCTGGTGATTTGAGCCCTATCAAGATGACAGGACCACATGGTAGTGTTTCTAGAGTTCCATGTATCTGGGAGGGGGAACTGCAGCTTACTATTTCATCCTTGGTTACAGTCTTTGGTTCGTTTAGAAG TGGTGAAAAGACACCAACTAACGGGTGGCCAAGCTCTCTTGAGATCAAGGGTAGAGTTCGACTTGATGCATTTGAGaaatttcttcaagagcttcCTATGTCACGAAGTCGTGCAGTCATG GTTGTTCAATTTGTTTTGAAGGATAAGTCATCTGAGAGGGAACGGGCAGACCTATCTGAG GCAGTGCATTCCTACGCTTCAGATGAGAGGTTGGGGTTCGCGGAACCTGCTCCAGGAGTGGAACTATATCTGTGTCCACCACACATACTCGATATGATAAGCAAACACCTTTCCAAAGACCCTAAAGAGCTATATGATTCTACAGATAATGGTCTAATTGGCGTAGTTGTATGGAGAAAACTTCATATAAGTTCAACAATATCACCTAACTCGTCTTCACACCATAAACACAGTTTGAAAAAACAACAGGGAGGACAACAGCATGAAAAAGCTGGAAACGTTAATGTAAATTCGATCCCTATGCCCATGTCTGTGAAAAATGATCCTGCAATGGATGATGACGATGACATCCCACCTGGGTTTGGTCCCAAAGCTGGTCGTGACGATGATGATTTGCCTGAGTTTAATTTTTCTGGCAACGTAAATGCTTCTAGGCCTAGGCACCCATCTCAAAACATGTACCACCATGGGTCAAGAATGAACCCATATAACCAAACACCCCCTTCTCGCCCTGTAGACCAAATGAGGGAACTTATACTAAAGTATGGACAAACTGGTGCTAACAATGTTGGTCCTGGAAATTCATCGTGgaatgacgatgatgatgacatCCCTGAGTGGCGGCCACAAGCCCCTCCACCCTTGCAGCGTCCTCCATATCCATTAGGCCATAATTTTCCGCAGCACTTGGCTCATCAGGGACCATTGGCAACACCTATGCAACCACCTATTAATAATGGTATACCAAACAGGCCACAAATTATGTCACCCAGAGGGCCATATCAAGTTGATTGGAGAAGGGATCAATCAAGGGGTAGGGGGTTCTGA